From Anopheles coluzzii chromosome 3, AcolN3, whole genome shotgun sequence, the proteins below share one genomic window:
- the LOC120957336 gene encoding uncharacterized protein LOC120957336: MWSEAMSTLAKMYPKLSAVELSAILMKGAAMSASLERDSGFNSGSSEHEDDLKSLDQSSRDGLISPENSSEDSVPESKLSSTGVVVTAQASSLVKNKRKSTEPLRVVAETELLAPLKKRIRFDDERKHVEELQQEQHHRSHHHQHPQDRDELDTSSPAPSCRTASSPFRPWAPSAMTLEGGPISHPVPFASPFPNPADLLVRHPAVTTLHRAVSIKPLEQLQPLALVAKKSSASSSSSTSSSNVAKNQSSRPSPRSASRSPQRTPDWKELQEQHAHLHHSHASSGPLFVQPRAPPSLDGTNDSITDHESTVASGGHGGKSSSGSGGAISQTRNYKNMTRERRIEANARERTRVHTISAAYEKLRRAIPAYSNAQKLSKLSILRIACSYILTLSRMAGEDYSEDGSEPSIAECVEMVTKTIQTEGKIRKKKDE, encoded by the coding sequence GAGCTGCCATGTCTGCATCATTGGAGAGAGACTCTGGATTCAACTCGGGCAGTTCGGAACACGAGGACGACCTGAAGTCGCTCGATCAGAGCTCACGCGATGGTTTAATTAGCCCCGAAAACAGCTCCGAAGATTCGGTACCGGAATCAAAACTGTCAAGCACCGGCGTTGTCGTAACGGCACAGGCCTCCTCATTGGTAAAGAACAAGCGCAAAAGCACGGAACCGTTGCGCGTAGTGGCTGAGACCGAGCTATTAGCACCACTCAAAAAACGGATCCGTTTCGATGACGAACGGAAGCACGTGGAAGAGCTGCAACAAGAGCAGCATCATCgctctcatcatcatcagcatccgCAGGATCGAGATGAGCTGGATACAAGCTCACCCGCTCCTTCATGCCGCACCGCAAGCAGCCCATTTCGTCCGTGGGCTCCCTCCGCGATGACATTGGAGGGAGGGCCAATTTCACATcccgtgccgtttgcatctcCGTTTCCCAATCCGGCCGATCTGCTCGTACGTCATCCGGCGGTCACGACACTACACCGTGCAGTCAGTATCAAGCCGCTCGAGCAGCTGCAACCACTGGCCCTGGTGGCTAAGAAGAGCTCAGCCTCCTCCTCTTCATCAACCTCCTCCTCGAACGTCGCCAAGAATCAATCCTCCCGACCGAGCCCACGGTCTGCCTCTCGTTCGCCGCAGCGCACGCCCGACTGGAAGGAGCTGCAGGAGCAACATGCACACCTTCACCATAGTCACGCATCCTCGGGACCGCTGTTCGTGCAGCCCCGTGCTCCACCGTCCCTCGACGGCACGAACGATTCGATCACGGATCACGAGTCAACGGTTGCTTCCGGCGGACACGGTGGCAAATCCTCGTCCGGCTCGGGTGGAGCCATTTCGCAAACGCGCAACTACAAAAACATGACGCGCGAAAGGCGAATCGAAGCGAATGCGCGAGAGCGAACCCGCGTGCACACGATTTCCGCCGCGTACGAGAAGCTGCGGCGAGCCATCCCAGCCTACTCCAATGCCCAGAAGCTGTCAAAGCTGTCGATCCTGCGCATCGCCTGCTCCTACATACTGACGCTGAGCCGGATGGCCGGGGAGGATTACAGCGAGGACGGCTCCGAACCGTCGATCGCTGAGTGTGTGGAGATGGTgacaaaaacaattcaaacagaGGGTAAGATAAGGAAGAAAAAGGACGAATGA